One segment of Salvelinus alpinus chromosome 1, SLU_Salpinus.1, whole genome shotgun sequence DNA contains the following:
- the skor2 gene encoding SKI family transcriptional corepressor 2 has product MTTPPSSFQQEPLTPPRPPHSSSLKLNQVGQVVLYGVPIVSLVIDHQERLCLAQISNTLLKNYSYNEIHNRRVALGITCVQCTPVQLEILRRAGAMPISSRRCGMITKREAERLCKSFLGENNPPKLPDNFAFDVSHECAWGSRGNFIPARYNSSRAKCIKCSYCSMYFSPNKFIFHSHRTPEAKYTQPDAANFNSWRRHLKLSDKTPPDDLAFAWEDVKAMFNGGSRKRCLPSSHCSPMGPGKGVNSGLPHMMTPDLVQKRSRFEEEEDLDGSSLSPRKNPRSYPVIPVPSKGFGILQKFAPTSLFPNPYSFPAFSLCQQKKDDSEVAGGQKNTGLSGLLWPGRKDTFYPPFCMFWPPRAAGGLPVPTYLQPQPSVNTLSSLAESPSLRQAFLDISEPPHPGAGPGMGATPRSGLFDLDSSTLTSDLRPVTSEGWLKLLDVPSLQARKASYHSAFRPVVKDAESIAKLHGNLEEFGSELHLSPGTSCSYASESGGEGEEEGEVDVETKQDEEEEEHFNRPTPPQTHSGLHLRGLTEGSGPWERGEKEAVTFPCSPADHSQDQSSSSLPASPPAPPASPTLSLPSPTHTPLQLEDQSYKHVKTHKSRDHGLPVCATKENSKTADENKEPSNVFVSETKSSDPEYWREMAGDQSQDGSSPVPLKEDVENMEKEELQKVLLEQIDLRRRLEQEFHALKGNSPFPVFHSIQKQHPERKDHITS; this is encoded by the exons ATGACGACCCCCCCCAGCTCCTTCCAGCAGGAGCCCCTGACCCCTCCCAGACccccccactcctcctccctGAAGCTCAACCAGGTGGGTCAAGTGGTTCTGTATGGTGTACCCATCGTCTCCTTGGTGATCGACCATCAGGAGCGGCTGTGTCTGGCCCAGATCTCCAACACTTTGCTGAAGAACTACAGCTATAACGAGATCCACAACCGCCGCGTGGCGCTgggtatcacctgtgttcagtgCACCCCTGTCCAGCTGGAGATCCTGAGGCGAGCTGGCGCCATGCCCATCTCCTCCCGCCGCTGTGGCATGATCACCAAGCGAGAGGCGGAGCGGCTGTGTAAGTCCTTCCTGGGGGAGAACAACCCCCCCAAACTGCCCGACAACTTCGCCTTTGATGTGTCACACGAGTGTGCCTGGGGTAGCCGTGGTAACTTCATCCCAGCGCGCTACAACAGCAGCAGAGCCAAGTGCATCAAGTGTTCCTACTGCAGCATGTACTTCTCTCCTAACAAGTTCATCTTCCACTCTCACCGTACTCCTGAAGCCAAGTACACCCAGCCGGACGCTGCTAACTTCAACTCCTGGAGACGCCACCTGAAGCTGTCAGATAAAacccctcctgatgacctggcgTTTGCCTGGGAGGACGTGAAGGCCATGTTTAATGGTGGCAGCAGGAAGCGGTGTCTACCCTCATCTCACTGCTCCCCCATGGGGCCGGGGAAGGGTGTGAACTCTGGTCTGCCCCACATGATGACCCCTGACCTGGTCCAGAAGAGGAGCCGctttgaggaggaggaggacctggATGGAAGCAGCCTGTCTCCCCGTAAGAACCCTCGCAGCTACCCGGTGATCCCTGTGCCCAGTAAAGGGTTCGGCATTTTGCAGAAGTTTGCCCCCACTTCCCTGTTCCCCAACCCTTACTCCTTCCCAGCCTTCAGCCTCTGTCAGCAGAAGAAAGATGACAGTGAGGTGGCTGGAGGACAGAAGAACACTGGTCTGTCAGGTCTGCTGTGGCCCGGTCGTAAAGACACCTTCTACCCTCCGTTCTGCATGTTCTGGCCCCCTAGGGCCGCTGGGGGCCTCCCGGTGCCCACCTACCTGCAGCCACAGCCCTCCGTCAACACTCTGTCCTCATTGGCCGAGAGCCCCTCCCTCAGGCAGGCCTTCCTCGACATCTCAGAGCCCCCACACCCAGGGGCGGGGCCAGGCATGGGAGCCACACCCAGGTCAGGTCTGTTTGACCTTGACTCCtccaccctgacctctgacctgcgCCCTGTGACCTCAGAGGGCTGGCTGAAGCTGCTGGATGTCCCGTCTCTCCAGGCCAGGAAAGCCTCCTACCACTCAGCCTTCCGACCCGTCGTCAAGGACGCAGAAAGCATCGCCAAGCTCCATGGCAACCTGGAGGAGTTTGGGTCAGAGCTCCACCTGTCCCCCGGGACCAGCTGCAGCTACGCCTCTGAGagcggaggagagggggaggaggaaggagaggtggatgTAGAGACCAagcaggatgaagaggaggaggaacacttCAACAGACCAACcccaccacagacacacagcgGCCTGCACCTCCGAGGGCTGACTGAAGGATCAGGACcttgggagagaggagagaaagaggctgTTACCTTCCCCTGCAGCCCTGCAGATCACAGCCAGGACCAGAGCAGCAGtagcctgcctgcctctccccCTGCTCCCCCTGCCAgccccacactctctctccccagccccacaCACACCCCGCTGCAACTGGAGGACCAGTCCTACAAACATGTCAAA aCTCATAAAAGCAGAGACCATGGACTGCCTGTTTGTGCAACCAAAGAAAACTCAAAAACAGCTG aTGAAAACAAAGAACCTAGCAACGTCTTTGTATCAGAGACTAAATCATCTGACCCTGAGTACTGGAGAGAGATGGCAG